The genomic region ACCATCACTGTaaattagcaaaaataaaatcccTTGTAATATTCAGCATGTTGATTTTTGAGTAAGGAAACATTTCTGACTCAACATAcgttatttttctttctgcacAGAGAGTTCCTGATCTTCAAAATGGGACGCACTTTGACACAAGTGTTCAGAGATTATCTGACCGAGTGGCGAATTCAACAAAACCGCCTTGTCACCAAAGAAGGCCACTGCAACATTGAGTATTCCAATATAAGGTATAAAAACTGGTTTGGTTTTATACTAGACATTTGGACCACCTTAGTTGAAATCAACTGGACATTTCTTATGTTCTTTTTTGTGGCTTCATTTATTCTTAGCTGGTTTGTATTTGCACTTTTCTGGTACTGGGTCGGTGGTACCAATGGTGACTTGTGGTGGCAAAACCCGTCAGCTAACCACAGTGCATGTGTGGTTAACGTCTATGACCTTACCACTGCCTTTCTGTACTCACTGGAGACACAGACATTTATTGCTTATGGCTATCGAGCCATTACCACATTGTGCCCAGGTGCCGTTGCTGTCTATGTTTTCCAGGTTATCCTTGGTACAATTATTCCCTGCTTTTGGGGTGGAGTGGTAATGGCGAAAATCTCACTGCCAAAGAAAAGAGCCAAAGCAATTATATTTAGCAAGATGGCAGTCATCTGCACTGAACAAGATGGTTTGTGTCTAAAAATACGAGTGGCCAACCTGCGCAAATCCCTGATGATTGGAACTCAAATATATGGCAAGTTTATTAAGACGACAACCACAACTGAAGGAGAAACCATCATCATGGATCAGGTCAACATTGATTTCAGTGTAGAAACTGGGAAAGAAAACCTCTTCTTCATCTCTCCATTAACTCTCTACCATGTGATAGACAAAACAAGTCCATTCTTTAAAATGACAGTGGACACTTTTAGGAATCAGGACTTTGAGCTTGTGGTGTTTATGGACAGTGTTGCTGAATACACCAGCTTCTCCTGCCATGTGAGGACTTCCTACATCCCTAAGGAGATCATTTGGGGCTACCAGTTCCTCCCTATTATCATCTGCACCAAGGAGGGAAAGTATTGTGTGGACTTTTCTAACTTTGCTAAAGTTACAAGCGTGGAAACCCCACACTGTGCTCAATGCTTTCACAATAAGAATGCACACCAACACTCTGGACATGGCATGGACAATGAGGGCTTTGACAGTGATTTGTAAGATAAAATgtgaaaactatttttttaatatgttttcttAGATAATGAGGCAATTTAGGTTTGTAGGAAAAACATATTTGTGTCATTATGTCCTCATTAGATTAGCTGTATTACTTCATTGATTTTCTAGTATATGTTAATACATTGCACCATTTTACATTACATAGTACCTACAATGCAATTGTTTGTTAGGTGTTAGTAGTGATTGAGTtgagacaatgatttctggtcTTCATATTTAGTGAGATAATCAAGAATTATTCCCACATATGAATGCAATTTGCCTTATTGACTTTGTCTTTAGCAAATTTAAATCAAAATCTGAAAAATCCAAAGAATAGTGGGTACTCATACAAGAAATCATGCATAACTAATAATTTAAGatgattaatatttaatgattaatatataacatttaaaactttaaatagcAATGAAAGCATGACTtagcaatgtttttttgtttttgcttttttacccAAAAGAAATCACACAAAGCACAAGTATCAAGTATTGTTATGTAAAGTTCAGCTATGATTGAGATTAcctttgtgtatgtattttacTTTTGCAATCTTATGCAGAAACAAGTACTGTGTatgaaagtatttttatttctgaattatatgacatatatagtaaataaataaactttttttctggtcattatttatttaatgaaaaggtttgtatacattttttctatACGGTAAAGATTCTTTCACACCCATAACTCCACTTGCTGAATTAATGAGTAGTTATTTATATGAAtgaaaatcacacacaaataaaaactctGAAATTTAACTAACAATTTTAATGcacaaattatttaatataaataagcattaaaaaaatgctggGTCAATGAGTGTTGTTTATCAACTTTTAGTGAAGTtgtgtgtattaatattttaattcagCTTTACAAAAGTTTAGTGATGCGttccatgaaaaaaaatgacttcTAAATGATAAGAAAGATGTAGAAGTAATCACTTATTTTTatgtcaataaaatatttagtagTACAACATAAACTGCTTTTCATTGTTGGAGGTTTTCATCTGATGCTGGATCTAATGTGTTTCTTGGGATCAACATAAGAATGTGTGGCAAATAGAGCCAGTTTCTAAGAGAACAATTAATTATTGTTGATGAGCTGTAAAGCATTTGTTTATGGCTAATGGCAATGCATAGAGACCGTGTCCTCTAtttataattcatattttttcataattcattcattaaaacatactttaaaaatatttttatttgcctTGATTCATGAATTGAAGTTGACTCGctattttatagaaaaatatcatAGTTTATGGATTTAAAGGTAAAGAATGTTTTGATAATGTGGcagtaatataaaaattaatggGTTTCACGTATTTTCTACATGGTATTCTTGCAAAGTCTATAAAGCACTTCTGTAAGTCTTTCTGGATATGAGCATCTGGTTAATGCTGAAATCATGAATAACAGCATAATCCAAATGAATAGCATGAATAGCAAATATCTTTTATAAATGCTACTATGAATGAATATGATTTATGATCAAATCTGTTTGTATCCATCTTGAAAAATGAGGCCCACAGGTTCCACTACAATGATTGATCATTGTGAATTTTACTggttatttgttgtttgtttggatgTTCCTGGGTTTGTAATTGGGTCAGATCAATTTAATCTGATTACGGATTGATGTCCAagataaacaattattttaacaaacatgcaatggcaaataaaaaacataaaatgtgtcTAGCATACACTTTTCTGAAGGGGGAAACTTTGCTGAGACTTTTTTGAAACATCCACCTACTTTTCTTATATTGAAAAACCTTATTGTGTGAACAGAGAAACGTAATATGTCCAGCCTGTTCTCTGAGTGCTTTGTGCACTTTAAAGCCACCCTCTATTTAATGGGAAAAGTGGAAGTGAACTGAAGTGGACAGAGAAACATTATACATGCTTATTGTGCCCTTTATCAGGTACATTTCACACACAGGTACAATGGATATTAAAACGTCTACACAACCCTGTTAAAAATGGCAGGTTTGTGAGGTAAAATATGAAACCATGTgaaattaatgtattaaagtatcgaagtaaaaaaaatatatatatatatatatatatattttactggaaaatagaagaattaaaaaaataagtctGCACATGTTAATATTGGGTATATgttatgaattaattaatcCCATTTATTCTTCGTCCAAAAGTAAATCTTCTATAGTTTTCatcaataaaatgattttgtttaaaGCTAAAAGTCAGctttttttgtactgttttcctcTGCATGGTATAACActttttgaagatttttttcagGATAGATGCATAATAAATTGTAGAAATcttttccctccaaaatttataaaaaaattgccAAGAGACCTACTGCATTTTTAAAGGAGCTGCAAAAATATCTGACAAGTATGTATTACTTTGCATTTTTACAACAATCTCTCAATTCCTCACATGTCTAGGTTATGTATAGGAAGACTTGATGTACTTTCTTACTAAATCACCCCAAGTCATGTGgaaaaaatgcataattatttaattagatCAATTTCAAAGATACAACAATTCCATTATACTTAACCAAAAGAAGATTAGTCTTTATTGGcacagccagagccctgacctgaatccaaaaaatatttctgtaaagtgATCATGCCATTACAATTTGATAGATTACTAAATACTATTTAAGTAGTGGACAATTTTCAATACTACATGGTATTGTGTTTTTGGTTCATGCATATCAGGTTTTCAGTCGGTAACTCTATACCTATAAAGATTTGCTAGTTGTACCTGTTGGCAAAAGCAGTAGGTCTACAATATGTGATCCTGTTGTGAATTCAGCTATCAAATTCAAGCTAAGTATAGAGTAATCCTGGGGTATTTTCAAAGGGATTTATAACTTAAGATGTTTTCATCTCAGTTACACATTACAGAATGTTTCCATGCCTGAAACTACATAATTACAGTAGTAGACTGAAGGTTTGGGTCACAGTTTTGCATGCATGACTTAAACAAGAGAAAGTGCAAAGTATTTTCTCAATGAATTCTGAGAACGAGCATGATCTTCTTACCAACTATGTGATCAACAATGCTCTACATCATGTTGTGTAAATCCACCCTTCTTTCctgtagttaaaaaaattattttgtttacagaTAAATACAGATTATATTCATACATATGAATATTTTACATCCTGTCTTACTAGTAATAGGAAATTCAAAAGATGAGGCATATGAAGGTCAAAGtagaaaaaattgcaaaaatacTGTATCTATTCTTGTTGTATCCTGATTTGGATTGGTTCTGTATTTGTCTTGCTTGAAAAAAGCTACaggtatttgtttttattctttgatatttaatgaataaattagcAGTTTTAGTTTATCTAATGTATTctgcattttataaaaagaaagaaagaaagaaagaaagaaagaaagaaagaaagaaagaaagaaagaaagaaagaaagaaagaaagaaagaaagaaagaaagaaatatgctttaaatattaaagtaaGTTACTAGGaatgataatttttttccacaaagttcTTGAAACACTAGAtgagaaagaaataatgcaATTATCTTCATTATAGTGAAGGATGTTGTAATTGTATTATACTCATCTCCATTGTgtgcttttctttgtttttaatctacaacGATATTTAGATTAAACTATATTTgtctatatattataataatatttgtttttttatttgtttaatattttccgactttggtttatttaaaaaaaggctgaaaaaaATGTGGTATAAATGCTGAAACTTGCAGATGTATTTAccgaataaaatgaataaaatgaatattttcttaTCTCCAACTGATCTTGAAAAACTTAATCTGGTGACTAAAGATGTTTACTGAAGTATGGAATTTGGTCATGCGAAGGTACAGCAATTGCTTTGCCTACATGTTAGTCTGACCTATTTACATACAAAAGCATTCTATGTAGGTATGTGTCTTACAAAAGGACACCCCTAAGAGGTGATGTGCATGGGTATACTGTTGgtgaacatatacagtatatattgcTTATTTTGTAGCGGCATGGAGCTTCCATTTCTTAGAACTTGTCATTGCATTGCCTTTTGGCAACTGAGcagggaataaaaaaatatttagcatttagTATTAAATCAGTTACTGTATCACAATAAATACTGCTTTACTAATTTGATAAATATTTTACTgcagcatttaaaaataaactgaagagATTATAAatttttcaaatataatttattcagATTCTTGATTGATATCTTATGAAAGTACTATTCCGAATAAAGTGTCAAGGATATGAATCTTGCttaaaaatcaatcaattaccaataaatacatttttggattgttttattgcaataataaaatattgtacaatcacacaaaacacactaaaatgtttataaatgcagCAAAGTCTGACTACGTCATCTGAATCAACATTTTAGATTATAGTTTACCTCATGTCTAGTCAGTCTTGGAGCCTTGGGAAGGACAATTTGGATATTCATAATATTGAAGCAAAGGGTGTGTACAGAATAACTACACAATATCTGTCAAAGAAAAGGCTGCAAAACATAATTTATTCAGTCAGACATTTTTAGTAATTGCTTATCCTGCTAGGGTCACAGTGGATCTAGAACCAATCCTGGGAAAATTGGACTCAAAGCAGGATTATGTTTCGGATATGATGCCAAATCATCAAAAGGCACCATGCCGACACAAATATTCACACACTTGTTTAGACCCTCTATTTTTAAAGTCAATTCACATACTACAAGGAATGGAATGTCTATATCGTAAACATTATGAAATTGCTTATGCAGCACTATATGCTACCACCTCAAGAAAAACTGTCCACTTGTAAgtgcaaataattaaaaaataacctTATAAACATTACATATAGGTGACAATGGACTGGTTTTTAACTTCCTGAACCCTGTCACTGTCAGTGGGAGGATTGAAATGATGAAAGCCAGTTGGGGATTCAGCAAAGTAACTGGCAAATGGTGGTGTGTCTACAGGAGCCACTCTAGCAAAGTTGGAGAAATCAACATGATATTTTCCCTCTTTGCTGCGTGAGACAATAGGAAGGAACTTGTAGCCCCACATGATCTCTTTAGGAAGGTAGGAAGTTCTGACCTGGCAGGAGGAGCTAGTGGCATCATCAGTGCCATCAAGAAACACCACTAACTCAAACTCCTGCTGGTGAAGAGTATCTACTGTCATTTGACAAAAAGGACTTGATTCATCAATGATATGGTACAGGGTCAAAGGGCAGACAAAGAAAAGGTTGTCCTTTCCAGCATCTACAATGAAATCTATCTTGGTCTGGTCCATTATTATGGTCTCGCCATCAggtgtgattgttgttttaagAAGTTTACCATAGATCTGACTTCCAATTATCAAGGACTTGCGCATGTTGGCCACTCGTATCTGCAAACAGAGACTGCCTTTGTTAGAGGAGATAACAGCAACATTGGTAAAGCTGATGGTTCTGGCTCTTTTCTTTGGCCGGGCAACTTTAGTCATAATCACCCCACACCAGAAACAGATTATAACCGTCCCAAAGACAGCTTGAATAGTGAAAATTGTCAGGGTACTACGACAAAATGGTGTGAGTTGTCGGTAACCATAACCAATCGACATCTGAGTCTCTATAGACTGGAGGAAAGCACCAGTCATATCAAAAAGATTCATTACACAAGGTTTATGGCTAACAGAGGGGTTTTGCCAGTATAGGTCACCATTAGCGAAAGCAGCCCAATACCAGAATAGTCCGAAGAAGAACCAAGCGAACACAAAGGAGGCACCAAAGAGAAAGATGACAAAACGCCAGCGCATTTCCATCAAGGTGGTCCAGAAGTCTAGAAAGTAGATAAAAAATTGGCTGTGCTTCACACTGCCATATGCAATGTGGCAGTGGCCATCTTTGGTTACCAAACGATTTCTTTGAATACGGCGATTAGCCAAGTATTGTCtcagcaactgtggcaaggtaCGCGTCATTTTCGCCGTAGCCTCAAATAAACCTgttaacaaaacataaaaacacttTAGATTCCTTTaactattaatacattttataaactcCTTAGTACTTATTACTTTGTTTGATCAAATTATTTGAAATTTACAAATTATGTTACTTTaccaatagaaataaataatataattagtaAATTAGTATAATTATAAATGGTCATTATTGATTGCAATGCTGTCACCATGCACATAAAAGCTAGTTGTTGTCTTTAGTATGGACGAactttagaaaataaatgccatgaaaaacatttctgttttattttaaatgaactaTGGCAATATTCTCAAACTAATGAAACATTGGGCAGTGATAATTGGATTTccaaaattttctttttatttattatttatttaacactatGTCATCATGTCTTATAAGTAGCCGAGCACAGAAAAGTACTAAAGAACAACAATTACAGTTACTATTTTCATACTTgttctttatataaatacattgcaaaaacaatacatcaaaaaaacaagtgaatgtaatgaataaaaaaactaataaagagTGAATAATTGTCAAGACTTCAGATAATGTCTTTTACAACTATGATTTGTCAAATATCATCTGAACACTGAATAAACATAATTATGTATTGTGAAAAGGAAAATATAACAGTTAGTTTTCTATGCTACTTAACTCAGATTTTCTGGAGTTTGCCAGTGTGCTGCAAGTTTACATGGAGAACcagaaattaatatatttactcATTATAAGTAATGACTTGACTATAAGGAATACATGTTCCCTTTACACATGGAAAAGGAgtgtttgttttccttttgAAAGTTAAGGCAAATAATGATGCTCTTAATAGAAAATATTCTGTAGGTTATAGAACTAAgcatttgaaagttttttttttgtttttttttgtttttttttacaaatttcttaTTAATAACAATGAGTTGTGCTCGAGAACAAACACAAGAGTGTTAAAGATCTTGACTCACTGTGTATTGTGTAAATCCATGTGTAATTTTCATTTAGTGGAAAACAATAGAATCTTGTGTACAGGTAAACAAATATGACGGTGAGGACACAAAACAGATCAAGAGATTGAAAAAATGGTGTAAGAtacattaaaaatgataaagatgtgtgatagatagatagatagatagatagatagatagatagatagatagatagagagagagagagagagagagagagagagagagagagagagagagagtttattcCACAAGTTTTGCAATACACATACCTGTTTACCAAACTTTTGGATCTTCTCACGGAAACTTGTTTACAGCACGTAGGTCCCAGACTTTACACGCCTTTTTCACTGTGATTTCTTTACAACTCTGAGCTCCAAATGAGGCCAGTAGCTTATTTTTGCGCCAGTGCATGCTTTAAGGGATATCAGTTTCAGAAAATCACGCTGACCAATCATGTCTgtcttttaaatgaatttagttttttaatcGAATGTATTGTTGTATTAATAGTAAGATAATATCAGAAAGTGTGACTATTTTTTTCCTTGTATATAACAAGATTTATATTCAAGATATAcaattgaataaattaataagtaATTAATTACAAAGACAAAactgtattaattatatttatttgaagtaACAGCTTCTGACTCTGGAACCATTTAAGCATATCTGATTTATCTTGCCTATAGAGAGTTTTGAGCTTTGGAACAGTTTTGCTGAATTCAACAGTTTCTTCTTTCAGATGAGGGGGTACATGATTAAAGAGATTATGTAGTGAGAAGCAAATAAGGTTCTTTATGGGGAAAGATTATTTTTCATCAACACCTATTAGGAAAGGTACGATTCACAGATTGACATCTGTGCGTCAGTATAAAAGTTAATGATGAGAAGCATCGATGTTTTAAAGTGTGCATTGCATAGAAGGTGCCATTTGTATCACaatacattgatttttttttacatatttgcattggtaaaaaattattattagtagaatCACTATGCTTTTATTGTTTAGAAAGTgatcaataatttgtgaccaatatttaaaaaaaaactttctttcggcttctcccgttaggggtcgccactgcGGAttctccgcatgtttgatttggcacatgtttttacgctggatgcccttcctaacgcaaccctccccaatttatccgggcttgggaccggcactgagagtggctggggttggtgcCCTGACCGGGGATATATGATGTGAATATGACTTATCACAAGACTATGGAGTCCGAGGTGTGTCCTTCCTGTTCAAAAGCAGATGAATTATTGATGCTATTGCGTCCTCTTACGGGTCCTCTTTAGGACCTGTGCATTGTGGGATGAAGCAGTAGCTAAGGCACATTGCTTACACTAATTAGCACAAAATGTCAGacaagtacagtggaacctcgggttacgaatttaattcgttccggtactttattcataacctgaaaagttcgaaTCCTGATACAAaattccccataataatgaacagaaacttcggtaattcgttctagacaaccaaaaatattacttaaataaaaataaagccaatattcactaatattatttacttttaacatgttatattaaaatcataccacataaaaacatacaaaagaggaaaagatctttaccgggtactttccctttgagaagactcgctgcaggagacgacgtcagagaaggggaggagggagagttattgtttgaaggagaatcttattatattatattatttatatattattatatattatattatagaatattaaagacagtgttattaacacgaacgctgagacaattgttgcattagagggaaaatgagagctgtttctttaaggctactatcagttggtattgaagtccagagtgaaattcattatgggtattgtacttcggaaaaaggaaaagccgggaaaagttcaagcggataagtaacacgatgctctcgctagggacacaggacgctaactgatgtgacgagctgcgtggatagagcaaaaacaaccaacttgcctgcgattttttggtgagcgacgttcgtatcccgatattttgttcgtaaccaggggcaaaaattttgatgaactgcgattcgtaacctgaattatacgtatgccggggcgttcgtaacccgaggttccactgtactctCTATTCCTCCCGGATATGTGTAGCATTACCAGTGCTTGGGTCTGACTTTTACCATAGCTGATCATACTGAGGCAAGTGATGTTGATAATTTAATGTAAGAACATGAATCATATTGTAAACGTATAATTCTGCACAGTTTGGCAGTACAGTTGTGTTCCATAACTAGATCATAAATACAGAAGTAATCTGGATGTCTTTTGAATAAAATTAGGAAAATTAGATAGAGATTTTTCAAATatagttttgcttttttttcatttggggGATCCAGACCAAAGAGATATATATACTCATTCCAGGAATATTGAACTCCTGAATTGACcatgtgaaggttttttttttacaggccaCAAAACTGTTATCCCAGCATgctattgtgtttgtttgtgttctcCATTTTCACAGGAATTTTTTACCGCTGCCAGTTTTCCTCGTTATTAAGGCCAGCTCTGTGGCTAACCACCATGCCTGTGTATTTTTCCTGTAAGTTTGTTGgcaataaaaaacaagaacattgTTTTCAACTATTCCTCCTTGTCTTTCTCAATACTTCCTTACTGATACTACAATAttacacaataatataaattcattattttttagtgTCAAGCTTCCAGTGCAAAAGTTCATAGTATTATCTTTCTGTACAGTGTGCAAGGCATCTGTGTTAAGTTCCCTTGAGTTTTGAGTTTTTACATCATCCGACTCCATCAATGCTCATCAGCTTTCTCATCTTACACGTAAATCACAATGCACCTAAAACTCTCTCTAATGCAGGCATTTAAGGTTAAGCAGAAAAGTGAAGATGCACACTAGCAAAAAAAGGGTTTTTCGGTTTTATTGGATTATTTAATCTTTATTATCAGATAATAATATCTGTTGTAAATTGATGTTTGAAATTGTTGTGAATAAGTATCTCCTTATTCAAGCAGATAGGAGCATTGTCTGTGATTGAAAATAGCCACTCAGTGTTTGCCAATATTGTGGCCAAGTGGTTGATTTTGATAGAAAGATTTTAATAGACATGACATAATTCTGTGGGTATTTTTTGTCAGACAAGCAAATATGACCAATTGCATGTTTTCATGAACTATTTTTCAAGTGAATAttccaaaaccaaaaaacatgATTCAGTCAAATGATATGCAGGGTAAGCAAACAAAGACAATACATGAAGAGGATAACATATTTGCTACATTATCATTACTTTGAAAATACGCCCCACCCTAAAGTGTACAAAAACTAAGCATAAAATGGCAActttaattttctaaatatcTTGTGAATGTTAGAGAACcattgcaataaaaataatctcTGTATAAATCCACATTTTATCAGAAAATTAATATATTCTCTCTGCACAAAGAAACACGGTTCTCTGGGAATTGCGTGTACTTTGCTGGGAAAATCCACCCACtttttttgctataaaaaaaataaaaaaatcgccTGAACAGTGAATCATTATACATTCAGGCTATTCTCATTACGCTGCTATAAATCCATCATACCTATAGTGGAAAAACAACTCATTTTCTGTACAGAGTAATACTATACATAGGCATCAGGTGCACCTCACaattgtgtatgtattgtgtatgtatgcaaTTACAAACTGTAGCCCTGTGTTTACTATAGAGATTTTCTACTCCCGCCTGCCCTGTCTGTATGTGAAAAGAGAACGTACCTAAATTACCTGATATTATTTGACTAGTGGAACTTTCTCAGCATATCAAAGCCACAAAGCATCATTCTGTGTGTGCGTGATTCGAGTGTATTTAATTTACCGTCAGTTATTGTATAAAAAGTCAGCACCTACCTATTTGCTTAAAAACTACCATTAGGAAAATGCGTGAAGACAGTACATACTTAATGTTAGATTCAATCAAGTCCATTCAAGTCTGATTTTGTTCCGTTCATATGTAATTTCCAGCTCAATAGGCTTTTGTGTTGTAATGTCTCAGTTATTTGTTCTTTTACATGCCAGCAACAACATCATTACAACATAGACTGATGACGTAGATCACTGTTTTGTTTGAATTATTTGCAGTTTAGCATGAGAACACTCCAGATAATTTCTGGGTCGATTCACAGAAGGAGTTGGCATGCCCTGACCAACAAAACACAGCCAAGTGTTGCTTACTCCATACTAAACAATGTCCtgaagtgtgttgtgtaaatcCACCCTGCTGTCTTGTCTTAAAAAACTACAAACAAACTGATTTTGTGTACAGATAAATATTATATGCACCAAGTCCAGCCTTAGGACAGTAGGAGGGGACAATAGGAAACCCGAGAGTTGAGGAATATGAAGTCGGTGACAGATTTGAAAGTTGTCTGAATTAGTGGGGAAAAGGGACCGGTGAGATtatgttattaatgttattaatgttaCAATGAACCTCACAATTAATTCTTAACAGAATTTTCACATACTTGTGCCTTCGAAAGGATTTGAAGGCAGAAGGCGGAAAAGTAGCAGGTAAGTTCAGCTCAATACATTCTCTTTGCAAAGCTTCATTTCTTATTACAATTGCTGTAAAGAATTGTTCTTCATTTTGTCTTGCTAGCTTGATTCCAGAGATCCCAggtgtgtttagtgtataaatgtaattatgtaatgtaatgaataAGATCAGTAAATGCACTAAATATACTTTACAATCAGAAAATTTCACCAGTTATTTAAATTTCACTATTTACTGCTATACTAGCTGAAAAAAATTAGCTCTCTATAAGAAGGAAAGTGAGTTCCTAGGTACattttgtaatgtaaatgttgtaaCACTTTTCAAAATTATAGAGTTTTTTGTATCCAATTTAAGATGTTATATAGTGTTTGATTTACATTAGTTGTTAATGGTACAACTGCTGATACTTCTCAGATgagaaaataattaaactatcatttttttttatgtttatttgtacaATAACATGATTTAAATGATAGTTAACTTTCAAAAATgctatatattatatcatata from Silurus meridionalis isolate SWU-2019-XX chromosome 13, ASM1480568v1, whole genome shotgun sequence harbors:
- the LOC124395571 gene encoding ATP-sensitive inward rectifier potassium channel 1-like; the encoded protein is MGRTLTQVFRDYLTEWRIQQNRLVTKEGHCNIEYSNIRYKNWFGFILDIWTTLVEINWTFLMFFFVASFILSWFVFALFWYWVGGTNGDLWWQNPSANHSACVVNVYDLTTAFLYSLETQTFIAYGYRAITTLCPGAVAVYVFQVILGTIIPCFWGGVVMAKISLPKKRAKAIIFSKMAVICTEQDGLCLKIRVANLRKSLMIGTQIYGKFIKTTTTTEGETIIMDQVNIDFSVETGKENLFFISPLTLYHVIDKTSPFFKMTVDTFRNQDFELVVFMDSVAEYTSFSCHVRTSYIPKEIIWGYQFLPIIICTKEGKYCVDFSNFAKVTSVETPHCAQCFHNKNAHQHSGHGMDNEGFDSDL
- the LOC124395960 gene encoding ATP-sensitive inward rectifier potassium channel 1-like, which encodes MTRTLPQLLRQYLANRRIQRNRLVTKDGHCHIAYGSVKHSQFFIYFLDFWTTLMEMRWRFVIFLFGASFVFAWFFFGLFWYWAAFANGDLYWQNPSVSHKPCVMNLFDMTGAFLQSIETQMSIGYGYRQLTPFCRSTLTIFTIQAVFGTVIICFWCGVIMTKVARPKKRARTISFTNVAVISSNKGSLCLQIRVANMRKSLIIGSQIYGKLLKTTITPDGETIIMDQTKIDFIVDAGKDNLFFVCPLTLYHIIDESSPFCQMTVDTLHQQEFELVVFLDGTDDATSSSCQVRTSYLPKEIMWGYKFLPIVSRSKEGKYHYCIDFSNFAKVMPTETPHCAQCFHNEKAHHHNSRTGMDNEGFDCDL